The Phoenix dactylifera cultivar Barhee BC4 chromosome 12, palm_55x_up_171113_PBpolish2nd_filt_p, whole genome shotgun sequence genome has a window encoding:
- the LOC103705113 gene encoding adenylate isopentenyltransferase 5, chloroplastic-like, which produces MRLLEILNQVWFPRIPPAGCRPVGRSILPMGSFPVRARKGKVVVVMGATGTGKSRLAIDLAVRFGGEVVNSDKMQLYDGLDVVTNKVTDEETRGIPHHLLGGVPPDADLTASDFRLAAGSATNSIAQRGWVPVVAGGSNSYIEELIDGAGREFRSRYACCFLWVDVQLKELHRFVGERVDRMVERGLVEEVRGVFDPEADYGRGIRKAIGVPEMDRYLRAEAEGADEWTKARLLEAAIDDIKANTCKLTCCQLQKINRLRTLPGWDVHRVDATEVFRKRGEEADRTWDELVCRPSLEIVGEFLNQKEKVEEREEGQEEAYFVASSGRKEGKSVLTNETVVRTGGAAAAGAAAKLASAVVVGATV; this is translated from the coding sequence ATGAGGCTGCTGGAAATTCTGAACCAGGTGTGGTTTCCGAGAATTCCTCCGGCGGGCTGCCGGCCGGTCGGTAGGTCGATACTTCCGATGGGCTCCTTCCCGGTGCGTGCTCGGAAGGgcaaggtggtggtggtgatgggCGCGACCGGCACCGGGAAGTCGAGGCTGGCGATCGACCTGGCGGTCCGCTTCGGCGGGGAGGTGGTCAATTCCGACAAAATGCAGCTCTACGACGGCCTCGACGTCGTCACCAACAAGGTCACCGACGAGGAGACCCGCGGCATCCCTCACCACCTCCTCGGCGGGGTCCCGCCGGATGCCGACCTCACCGCATCGGACTTCCGCCTTGCGGCCGGCAGTGCGACCAACTCGATCGCGCAGCGCGGGTGGGTGCCCGTCGTCGCCGGGGGCTCGAATTCGTACATCGAGGAATTGATCGACGGGGCGGGGAGGGAGTTCCGGTCGAGGTACGCGTGCTGCTTCCTGTGGGTGGACGTGCAGCTCAAGGAGCTGCACCGGTTCGTGGGGGAGCGGGTGGACCGGATGGTGGAGCGGGGGCTGGTGGAGGAGGTGCGAGGGGTATTCGACCCCGAGGCGGACTACGGGAGGGGTATTCGGAAGGCGATCGGCGTGCCGGAGATGGACCGCTACCTGCGAGCCGAGGCGGAGGGGGCCGACGAGTGGACAAAGGCGAGGCTTCTGGAGGCGGCGATCGACGATATCAAGGCCAACACCTGCAAGCTCACCTGCTGCCAGCTGCAGAAGATTAACAGGCTGCGCACGCTGCCCGGCTGGGATGTGCACCGCGTCGACGCCACCGAGGTCTTCCGCAAGCGAGGAGAGGAGGCGGACCGGACCTGGGACGAGCTCGTGTGCAGGCCCAGTCTCGAGATCGTCGGAGAATTTTTGAACCAAAAGGAGAAggtagaagagagagaggagggacaGGAAGAAGCTTATTTTGTTGCCAGCAGCGGCAGGAAGGAGGGGAAGAGCGTGTTGACCAATGAAACAGTGGTGAGAACGGGCGGCGCCGCTGCCGCCGGGGCAGCGGCCAAGCTGGCCTCGGCCGTGGTTGTGGGGGCCACGGTGTGA